The following coding sequences are from one Lycium ferocissimum isolate CSIRO_LF1 chromosome 3, AGI_CSIRO_Lferr_CH_V1, whole genome shotgun sequence window:
- the LOC132050971 gene encoding uncharacterized protein LOC132050971: protein MISNCSEFHVHHQKSFRIKHEDTTKFFSKLLSKENTNKLAIPSFRIYYGDNVPSSVPFIWESQPGTPKHTLSQTSHYLPPLTPPPSYYKNNDINQKPTRKNSRSKLFHALIKKLINPKKPHFPLSPSSSSSSSISSSLSWSSSSHSSFSAPTTPLSKCGGYQAGVFMMKKALFSDLSGRRSS from the coding sequence ATGATCAGTAATTGCAGTGAGTTTCATGTGCATCACCAGAAATCATTCAGAATTAAGCATGAAGACACCACCAAGTTCTTCTCCAAACTCCTTTCCAAAGAAAACACCAATAAGCTAGCCATCCCTTCTTTTAGAATCTACTATGGTGATAATGTTCCAAGTTCTGTTCCTTTCATTTGGGAGTCTCAACCTGGCACTCCAAAACATACACTTTCTCAAACTTCACATTATTTGCCTCCTCTTACTCCCCCTCCGTCTTACtacaaaaataatgatattaacCAAAAACCAACTAGAAAGAATTCAAGATCCAAGCTTTTTCATGCACTAATCAAGAAACTGATCAATCCAAAGAAACCCCATTTTCCTCTatcaccttcttcttcttcatcgtcgtcgatatcatcatcgttatcgtGGTCGTCTTCTTCACATTCCTCATTCTCTGCTCCTACAACACCTTTAAGTAAATGTGGTGGATATCAAGCTGGTGTTTTTATGATGAAGAAAGCTCTTTTTTCCGACCTCAGTGGCCGTAGATCTAGTTAA